Genomic DNA from Vicugna pacos chromosome 14, VicPac4, whole genome shotgun sequence:
tagtgccggtttgaagtgcctgccgttttcactgtaaaaccgagttggagctcgtacctccccatatatatgtatggagtgtagttggcaactgaaaagaaactttgtgttcccttcaagctaggtgaaggacggctttaacacacacttatctctcagaactgagcatgtggagagacgttcgttcatccagcaccaagggaacgggttgcaggagaaacacttactctggtttctgagtctgtttcctagtgccggtttgaagtgcctgccgttttcactgtaaaaccgagttggagcttgtacctccacatatatatgtatggagtggagttggcaactgaaaagaaactttgtgttcccttcaagctaggtgaaggacggctttcacacacacttatctctcagaactgagcatgtggagagacgttcgttcatccagcaccaagggaacgggttgcaggagaaacacttactctggtttctcagtctgtttcctagtgccggtatgaagtgcctgccgatttcactgtaaaaccgagttggagcttgtacctccccatatacatatatggagtggatttggcaactgaaaagaaactttatgttcccttcaagctaggtgaaggacggctttcacactcacttatctctcagaactgagcatgtggagagacgttcgttcatccagcaccaagggatcgggttgcagggaaacattaactctggtttctgagtctgtttcctagtgccggtttgaagtgcctgccgttttcagtgtaaaaccgagtttgggcttgtacctccccatatatatgtatggattggagttggccactgaaaagaaactttgtgttcccttcaagctaggtgaaggacggctttcacacacccttatctctcagaactgagcatgtggagagacgttcgttcatccagcaccaagggaacgggttgcaggagaaacacttactctggtttctgagtctgtttcctagtgccggttttatgtgcctgccgttttcactgtaaacccgagttggagcttgtagctccgcatatatatgtatggagtagagttggcaactgaaaagaaactttgtgttcccttcaagctaggtgaaggacggctttcacacacacttatctcccagaactgagcatgtggagagacgttctttcatccagcaccaagggatcgggttgcaggagaaacagttactctggtttctcagtctgtttcttagtgccggtttgaagtgcctgccgttttcactgtaaaaccgagtttgggcttgtacctccccttatgtatgtatgaattggagttggcaactgaaaagaaaatttgtgttcccttcaagctaggtgaaggaaggctttcacacacacttatctctcagaactgatcatgtggagagacgttcgttcatccagcaccaagggaactggttgcaggagaaacacttcctctggtttctcagtctgtttcctagtgccggtttgaagtgcctgccgttttcactgtaaaaccgatttggagcttgtacctccccatatatatgtatggagtggagttggcaactgaaaagaaactttgtgttcccttcaagctcggtgaagtacggctttcacacacacttatctctcagaactgagcatgtggagagaatctcgttcatccagcaccaagggaacgggttgcaggagaaacactttctctggtttctcagtctgtttcctagtgccggtttgaagtgcctgccgttttcactgtaaaaccgagttggagcttgtacctccccatatatatgtatggagtggtgttggcaactgaaaacaaactttgtgttcccttcaagctaggtgaaggacggctttcacacacacttatctctcagaactgagcatgtggagagacgttcgttcatccagcaccaagggaacgggttgcaggaggaacacttactctgctttctgagtctgtttcctagtgccggtttgaagtgcctgccgttttcactgtaaaaccgagttggagcttgtacctccccatatacatatatggagtggatttggcaactggaagaaactttatgttcccttcaagctaggtgaaggacggctttcacacacacttatctctcagaactgagcatgtggagagacgttccttcatccagcaccaacggaacgggttgcaggagaaacacttactctggtttctcagtctgtttcctagtgccggtttgaagtgcctgccgttttcactgtaaaaccgagttggagcttgtacctccccatatatatgtatggagtggagttggcaactgaaaagaaactttgtgttcccttcaagctaggtgaaggacggctttcacacacacttatctctcagaactgagcatgtggagagacgttcgttcatccagcaccaagggaacgggttgcaggagaaacacttactctggtttctcagtctgtttcctagtgccgttttgaagtgcctgccgttttcactgtaaaaccgagttggagcttgtacctccccatatacatatatggagtggagttggcaactgaaaagaaactttatgttcccttcaagctaggtgaaggacggctttcacacacacttatctctcagaactgagcatgtggagagacgttctttcatccagcaccaagggaacgggttgcaggagatacacttactgtggtttctgagtctgtttcctagtgccggtttgaagtgcctgccgttttcactgtaaaaccgagttggagcttgtacctccccatatatatgtatggagtggagttggcaactgaaaagaaactttgtgttcccttcaagctaggtgaaggacggctttcacactcacttatctctcagaactgagcatgtggagagacgttcgttcatccagcaccaagggatcggtttgcaggagaaacattaactctggtttctgagtctgtttcctagtgccggtttgaagtgcctgccgttttcactgtaaaaccgtgtttgggcttgtacctccccatatatatgtatggagtggagttggcaactgaaaagaaactttgtgttccctttaagctaggtgaaggaaggctttcacacacacttatctctcagaactgagcatgtggagagactttcgttcatccagctccaagggaacgcgttgcaggagaaatacttactctggtttctcagtctgtttcctagtgccagtttgaagtgcctgccgttttcactgtaagtcCAGTTTGGAGTTTATACCTCCCCagatatttgtatggagtggattttgcaactgaaaatattttgtgttctcttcaatctaggtgaaggacgactttcacacacacttatctctcagtactgagcatgtggagggacgttcgttcatccatcacaaaagaaactggttgcagggaaacacttactctggtttctcagtctgtttcctagtgccggtttgaagtgcctgcctttttcactgtaaaaccgcattggagcttgtacctccccatatatatgtatggaccataggccgacacaaaagaagagattatagaaaatatataGAGCCTGAAATCATTGtctggaaaacctagctaagtttcctaaatggcccaacttaactaaccacaggactgCCACATCAATTATGGGGCAAATTGttcctagtggattttttttaataaataaataatgatcaacTTCCTATCACAGggaattatgataagactgagtatatgttctaacaacaaatagtgtagaatttataatttctactttattcaaactgcttcttctataaaattttgaatcttttttcttaagaCTGATTTGTTCTATATGACCtcgtgataaaattttcaacaggttttattaaaaaatttcacCATAGTGAGattttattacatcaactattcctttatgggaaacccatgtgccttgtcactctctttcataagatttcctgtggaaaattcaatccttcattcagaataatgctgagcaatatatctcatggaaaaccgtcataaactgccacacaagaaaatgaaaatgacactgagcagcccgtgaaccCGTCAGACACACACAGTTCActgctgtgttcccgcctcgaatttctgtaaccagcagggaaatgtgCATCtctagaaatagacataaacaattttcagtacctaagcacacaatttccctttcagggtttagtgggcttccatttaattctatgagaaatgtttaaaacaaccgaacaacagctgagatagggtttaaagtaacttttatgtcagtgaaaataaagccaactgacagttatcatttttactttatttgatctcactctcttactttacctccccgacctcctccacaaaatgatggtgaacatcccctcctgggtcagaaatctaagtagaaattaccaatcacattgaggtgtgctttgttgttttatttttcaaaacaacacagtttcattcatatgatttaataattaagatcagaaacaaagtctaatcaataaatggtagacaacacatgtcgtcatatctgctcatcaggtttggccccacgttacacacttttacatggacatgtgccatgtgctgtcatgggaaacggtgagtggggacagggcctctgctctcacagggcacacagcctggtggggcaggcggtgttcaatcattgcccttttctctttaatgtacttacaaattatgggaaatgctatttaaaaagaacaaaatgagtcaatgaaagtgaaaaatacaaggacagtatttaggctgagggaagacagggaatctctttgaatatctgacactccactgagacccaaaggacaactctggcactgcaggtgaagggcagggacacactgataaagggctgaaatccggaatataccaaaatttctttacactcaacaagaaggatgaataacctgattaaaaaatgagcaaaatgcctgaacacacacctcatcaaagaagaaatctagatgccaaagaagcctttggaaagatgctccacagcacctgtcatcaaggggatgcagactgaaacagcgagataccactgcacacctgtcagaactgccaaaatgcagaacactgacagcaccgaatgctggtgaggatgtggagcaccagaaattataatgcattgttggtgggaatgaaaaatggcccaggtacattggaagacggtctggcaaatttttacagagctagacgtaattctaacatatgatccggcaactgtgctccttggtgtttactcgatgaaattgaaacttatgttcacacacaaatctgcatacagatgttaatagcagctttattcatactcaacagaattcagaagcaactaagctcttcttcagtaggtgaatggataaataaactgtggtcccgccagaaaatggactattatttggtgctaaaatgaaatgagttatcaaggaatggaaagacatggaggaaccttaaatgcatattaccaagtgaaagaagccaatctgggaagtttcagcaactgtctgattccaaatgtatggtgttctgggaaatggaaaaacacagagactgaaagatcagtggctgccagaggctagaggggaaagagcaatgaatgtggtgcagcacggagcattttaaggtcactaagacagacgactctgtatgatgctgtgatggtggatacatgtcattgtacatctgtccaaacccacagagtgcacaacacaatgtgtaaatcctagtgtcaactgtgggctatgggtgatgatgacgtgtcagtgtaggttcacccattgtcacaaatgtacactctggtgcaggtgtcaatattgaggaggctgtggggacaaactgcagttcatacacccaatccagccccagccaccgctgttaataaagctctatgggtgtgtggactgtctggctgttctggcatctaaacagcagagctgagcagctgcaccagagatcaggaggttttcagaccctgaaatatttacccccaagcccttgaaaggaaaagtctgctgagccctgttctaaatgaatcaaaattcaccctgatgaggcaggacagcagggcccaaaccaggcatggttaatggggctgaagcaatgttttagttccaacacatttgctgaagtcctgcaggtccagcgacagactgtagccaggaagcatctgcaggaggagtcgggagcaggccttcccgccaggctctgggatgccgggggccgcgtgccgcacgggggccacccgcttgaagaaggtggacttgcagtggaagccgatcaactcgtagagctcggagaggatgctgcacggctgaattctctcctcggaacgctgaagcacagggagaaaagcaacaagcatctgaatgaaacacgtaagtgaaaaaagacccataaaaatggttttcccttaaaacagagacccgatgacacaggaaggaagaggaaggctgacttagtgcactgatgggaccggatgcagaaacgcagggaagcagcactgtgcagacactccagaccccctc
This window encodes:
- the LOC140701209 gene encoding trafficking protein particle complex subunit 9-like isoform X2, which produces MDNLEAWNGTEMELLQRSEERIQPCSILSELYELIGFHCKSTFFKRVAPVRHAAPGIPEPGGKACSRLLLQMLPGYSLSLDLQDFSKCVGTKTLLQPH